The sequence CCGCTCAGGAAGCTGCTCAACGGCTTATCTTTCAGGTTACTCCACGAAATCTTGGCGAGGTTCATAAATAAAGAGTGAAAGAAGGAATGAGCGACGGCGGAAACCCGCGCCCGACGGGGTCAGATCGGCAGAGAAAAATGATGGCTACTGATACGGAATCGTTTGTTCAGGTAAAGGCGGTGGGCCTCGGCGCGGTTCTCGCCATGGCCCGAATCCAGCGAGACCTGCTGAAAACCAGCCTGCCTAGCATGGTCGATCACAAAATCGAGCAACGCGCCTGCGTAACCATTACCCCGCGCCGTCGGCAGCGTGGAAAGATCATCGATATAAATCGTTTTGCCCGATACCAGCAGGGTCATTTTCCGAAAGGTAATCACAGCGGGCGCGTCGGTCTCGTCGCCGAGATCGACAAACGCCACGCTAAACCGCTCATGGGCCTGCTGCTCCTGCACAAGCGCCAGAATCTGTTCGGCAGTCAGGTGGGGACGCAGCGCCAGTAGGGCGGGTAAACAACGACGCAGGTCGGCTTCGGTTTGGGCAAGACGAATGAGCATAACGATGATGAGGGTGAGTAGACCGGTTAGAGTGCCGCCCGAATGCCCTGTAGCATAGCGTCGCCACCCCGCGTCAGCACGGCTTCGGCAAGGTCGTGACCCAGTTTTTCGGCCTCAGCAGGTGGCCCCACAAAGGTTTCGCGCAGCCACTCGTTGCCATCAAGGCTGATGATACCACCCGTCAGGCTGACCTGGCCCTCGGTCGTGTGGGTCGCCAGCGCAAACACGGGAATGCTACAGCCACCTTCCAGCCGACGCAGGTAAGCCCGTTCGGCTTTCACGCACACTTCGGTTGGTTCATGATTGGTCAGTCGACGAACGGCGGCCAGCTTATCGAGGGGCAGTGTATCGGCCACTTCAATGGCCACACTCCCCTGCCCCACGGCTGGCGTAAAGTCGTCGGTGGGCAAATGTTCGGCAATGAGGTCATCATAGTGCATCCGGTGTACGCCCGCATAGGCCAGTAGCAGCGCGTCGCATTGGCCTTCGTCGAGTTTGCGCAGGCGCGTTTGCAGGTTGCCGCGCATATCGACGACCTTGATGTGCGGACAGTAATGCTTCAGCATAGCTACCCGCCGCGTTGACGACGTACCCACGACGAAAGCCTGCCCACTCGTCAGCGAGAGAGTGGTATCACGGCTGACGAGCACATCGTTCACCCGTTCGCGTTCGGTAAAGGCAATAAGGCTCAGATCAGCGGGGAGGCTCGATTGCAAGTCTTTGGCCGAATGCACGGCGATGTCGATCTGCCCGGCGCGGAGCTGATCTTCCAGTTCCTGCGTAAATACGCCCTTGCTTCCTATCTTCGACAGCGACCGGTCCAGGATCTGATCGCCTTTGGTTTCAATCAACACCAGTTCAGACGTGAGGCCACCCGCCTGAAGCAATTCCTGTATGTATTCAGCCTGCCAGAGTGCCAGCCGGCTGCTACGGGTTCCAATCCGAATATGCATAGTACAAAGGTACAAACCATTAGCGGACGCGTGATGAGCTACAATGGATTGGCTGCACCGCTGAAGCCGTTCAGCCGCTACGATCTCTACAGTTGTGCGCAATTTTTGCCACACTGTTTCCCACATCCCACACTAGCTTCAACGCCAGTAACAACCCGCCAAAAAGGCTGATTTTGAGCCAGAATGGCTGTTTTCTCTGACACATTGGCGTTAAAAAAGCGCATTTTTCAGGTCGGCACAGGATTTGAATAATGGTATGCAGAACAGTAAACAACCAATACGATGAGAGCCATAGATCATGTGTTTAAAGGGAACGGCGGTCAGATCGACCTGCTGAACACCTTATACGGTGGGTCGAGTATGACCAATATGGACGTGAAACGTGAAGACGAGCGTCTGGTCATCAAACTGTCGGCCCCCGGCGTTAGTGCCAACGCGTTCAACGTACTGGTTGAAGGCAGCAAACTGGTGCTGTACACGTTGTTGGTGCAGGATAGCGACGAGGCATCGCAGCGTCTTGCCGTACCAATGTTTCTGAAAGTGGTAGACATCCCTGAGTTTATCGATGCCGAGCAGATCGAAGCCGAGCACGATCATGGTCAGGTAATGGTGTACCTGCCCTTTAAAGACGAAGAACATCTGCATCGCAAGATCGATATCAAGAATCTCTTCTAATGCTAGTGTTTTGCCTCTCAGGGCTACCTAAGTCGCCCTGTCAATCATAGATGCGTGCCGCCCAGCCTTACGAGGTTGGGCTTTTTTTTGCCCGACGCACTAGCGGCCTGATGGTATCCCACTCTACCGCTACCACGCAGCTCAAAAACAGCCCAAACAAGGCAAGATGGTATGGCACCGATAACCAGAGGTTGCGAATCTGGATAAACGAAGCCAGGTAAATCAATAGGCCCCCACCGGCAACGTACCCAACTGCCGATGCTACGTTATACGGAACAGGGTAATGCTTTTCGCCCAATACGTAACAGAGCGCCATCATCACGAAGCTGGAAATCAGAAATGCCCACGCGCACCCCATGTAGCCCAACTGCGGTATCAGCAGCCAGTTGAGCAGGAACGTTACGGCCAACCCTACGACGGTGATCAGCGTGCCGTATTTCGTCTTATCGGATAGCTTGAACCAGAACGAAATATTGTAATACACGCCCAGAAACAGGTTGCCCAGCATCAGCAGCGGCACCACGCCCAGCCCCACCCGGTACTTTTTCGACAGCACCAGGCCGGCCAAGTCCATATTCAGGCTGACGGCAACCCACAGTGCCACGCACACGATTACAAACCATTTGGTAACCCGCGCCAGCAAATCGGGCGCGTTTTTGTCTTCTGCCTTCCCAAAGAAAAACGGTTCCGCCGCAAACTTAAACGACTGAATGGCAAGGCTGATAAATACCGACAGCTTGAAGCACTGCCCGTAAATGCCCAGCGCATCTTCGGCAGTCTGCCCCGGATAAAAGCCGTCGGGCAGGAATTCGCGCAGAAAGAGGCGGTCAGTGAGGTTGTTGAGCACAGCCGCCAGCCCCGTCAGCATAATCGGGAAGGCGTAGGTGACCAGCGTTTTGGCTTCGGGCCACGCCAGTGTGAAGCGGAAGCCCCGGAAAGCGTTGCGCAGGATCAGGAAATAAAGCGCATTGGCCAGCAGGTTGGCCAGCAGAATATAGCCGGGGCCAATACTGGGCCGGTAGAAGAAATTCGCCAGCGGTTGCAGTTGGGGCAGGTAATCGCCCTCGGTGATGTCTTTGCAGAGGATCACGAAAAACACGTTCAGCAGCACGTTCAGGCCAATGTTGATGAGCTTGGCAATCACAAACTGCTTCGCTCTCCCCTCGACCCGCAGCCGCGCAAACGGAATAGCCATGATCGCGTCGATGCCCACGAGCAAGGCTGCCCATTGAATAAACAGCACTTCATCGGGGTATCCCATCGCTTGGGCAAGCGGTACCGAAAACACCAGAATCAGCGCCGTAGCGACCGCGCTGATGGTAGCGACAATGCTCAGCGTACGGCTGAAGACCTGCACTCGCTCGGCTTCGTTTTCAGCCCCCTTGTTGCGGGCGGCAAACCGAAAAAAAGCCGTTTCCAGCCCCAGCGTGTATATGGTCAACAATACACCGATCCAGGCGTAGAGCGTTACGTTCGACGCCAGCGAGGCGGGCTGCTTAAACGCGTACGTCTGAATAGGAGCCAGCAAGAAATTGACCGACCGCGCGGCAATGGTGCTGATACCATAGAGCGCCGTATCGCTGGCTAATTTTTTAAATGCACTCAAGGAAGTAGAAGTCTCGTCGGGAACGTACCCAGTTCCGCCAGGTACGTTGCAAAAGTACACCATACATCAGCCCGATGGCACATGCCGCCGCAGAACTGGCTTCTTCGCGTACACCAATGCCAACACCTTATGAAATGAGTAAAGCAACTGCATCTCTCTTTTCAACGAACCCCTGCTCTGGTCATGCGTTTCTTGCTCGTCCTGCCTATCGTATTGGTCTTCATAGTCCACACCGCTAGAGGCCAGGCTCATTTAGTACCTACCGATGGCTATTTTACACCTTCAGGTTCTGAACAGGCCTATTACCGCACGCTGCGGCAGAAATTGCTCGTTGGCCTTAGCGATGACAGAGGGCCAATGGCGCTGATTGTCGTTCAGCCTACGTTTCAGCCAGAGTACATACTTCATCTGTCCCGAAAAGGACCGGATCACACGCTCACAGTCCGTACGTGTCACCGCATCATCTGGTCCTTGTTAAAGCAACAGAATGGAGCTGATAGCGTGGCCAGTTTACCGCTCATCGAACACCGGCGGTTGATCGATCCGTCCCTGTTTGCGCAGTTAACCGAACTGTTCATTACCTGCACGAATCAGGCACACTACCGCAAACGAAAACGCCCAATCTCGGTAGCAGGCTCACCAGCGCTCATCGAACTCGATGTGGGCGTCGATGGCACTTATTATGACTTCGTGGCTTCAGATGGTGGACGTACCTGGTCGGGCAGAACCTATTCGCCAGCGGACCGGTCCTTGATGGGTGAACTGGTAGCCCTCACCGACGATCTCGTTGCTTTGGCCAACGGAAAAGGTACCGAAGCCGGGCTGCGGGTACGTACCCAGCGCTTATACAAAAAGATCGCGGCAGAATAGGTTATCTTTGTGGCCTGTTAATGAACCGGGTAGCGGGCCTGCCGGGTTCGGTTACCCATTTTACAATCCTGATGAAAATCTCTGCTGCGCTGCTGTCTGTGTATTACAAAGACGGCCTCGAACCCATTGTCCGACTGCTCCACGAACAGGGCGTTACGCTCTACTCGACCGGTGGTACCCAGACGTTTATCGAACAGTTGGGTATTCCCGTTATCCCCGTCGAATCGCTCACCGGCTACCCGTCGATCTTCGGGGGGCGCGTAAAAACGCTGCACCCGGCCGTATTCGGGGGCATCCTCTACCGCCGCGACAACGAGGGCGACGTGGCGCAGGCGCAACAGCACAGCATTCCCGCCATCGACATGACGGTGGTCGATCTGTATCCGTTTGAAGAAACCGTCGCCTCGGGGGCGTCAGCGGATGACATCATCGAGAAAATCGACATCGGGGGTATTTCGCTCATCCGGGCGGGGGCCAAAAACTTCCAGGATTCACTCATCGTATCGTCACGTACCCAATACGCCGACATCCTGCGCGTGCTCACCGAAACCGACGGGCAGCCTGACCTGGAAACCCGGCGGCGCTATGCGATGGAAGCCTTCGCCACTACGTCGCACTATGACACCGCCATCCACGCCTATTTCGCCGGACAAACCCCGGCTTCAACCAGGGGGACGGGCAACGGCCCCGCAGTCTCATTGCGTTACGGCGAAAACCCGCATCAGCAGGCAACGTTCTACGGCGACCTCGACGCCATGTTTGACAAACTGCACGGTAAAGAGCTGTCGTTCAATAACCTGGTCGACGTCGACGCCTGCGTGGGCCTGATTGACGAGTTTCAGAACGACGGTCCCACATTTGCGATCATCAAGCACACCAACGCCTGCGGTATTGCCTCGGCTCCCACGGCGGTTGAAGCCTATACCAAAGCCCTCGCCTGTGATCCGGTATCGGCCTTTGGCGGCGTGGTCATCACCAACGTACCGGTCGACCTCGCCACGGCGCAGGAACTCAACAAGCTGTTCATGGAAATCCTGATCGCACCTGCTTACGAGCCGGAAGCCCTGGAGCTGCTTAAATCGAAGAAAAACCGCATTCTGCTGACGCGTCGGCCTGTCGAGCTTCCCAACAAGCTGGTCAAAACCATCCTGAACGGCGTGCTCGAGCAGGACAAAGACAACGTCGCCGAAACCGCCGATCAGTTCAAGACTGTGACCGATAAGGCCCCGACAGCCGACGAGTTGAAAGCCCTCGAATTTGCGCTCAAAGTGTGCAAACACACTAAGTCGAATACCATCGTACTGGCTAAACCCGGCGTATTGCTGGCGAGCGGCGTTGGTCAGACGAGCCGGGTCGATGCGCTGCGGCAGGCGATCGAAAAAGCCCACTCGTTTGGTTTCGACCTAACCGGATCGGTCATGGCGTCCGACGCCTTCTTCCCCTTCCCCGACTGCGTCGAAATCGCCCACAAAGCAGGCATCACAGCGGTTGTGCAGCCCGGCGGTTCCATCCGCGACCAGGACAGCATCGACTACTGCAATCAGAACGGCCTGGCCATGGTCACGACTGGCGTTAGGCATTTCAAACACTAAATGAGTGAACGATGTACAATTGACAATGTACAATGGGACTAGTCGGATGCATTGTACATTGTCAATTGTACACCGTTCATTAAAACACCCTTATGCTTTACACGGCCTGGTGCGTACTGGTCTTTTCGCTGACATTTCTGCTGATGGTGCCGTTTGTGCTACTAGGTAGCTGGCTGGCTTCGAACAAAAGCTCGTTTGGCTTGCGGCTAGCCCACGGGGCCATACGTACCTGGGGGTATCTGGCCTTTCCGCTGGTCGGTATGCCCATCCGGGTTGATTGGCGATTCCGGCCCGAGCGCGGGAAGGCCTACGTGTACTGCGCCAACCATTTCTCCTACCTCGACATTGCCGTGCTGGGTGTTGTCATCCCCGGCCTGTACGCGTTCATCGGAAAAATCGGCGTAAAAAAGATCCCGCTCTTCGGCTACATGTTTGCCAAGCTGCACGTGATGGTCGATCGGTCGAGTGCCGAAAGCCGGGCCTACTCGCTCACCAAGTGCATGCGTACACTGGCAAGTGGGCGAAGCATCATTATCTTCCCCGAAGGCGGTATCAAAGCCCCCCTGAAACCCGACGGTTCGCCCCCAACGATGGTCTATCCCTTCAAAGATGGCGCCTTCACGATGGCCATTCAGCAGCAGGTGCCCATTGTGCCCGTCACCTTGCTCAACAACTACCGGCTCTTGCCCGATGCCAGTCCGTTTCGGGTTCATTGGGGAGCGGTGAAAATCGTCGTACACGAACCAATCAGCACCACCGGCCTGACGCCCAAAGACGTAGACGTCCTGCGCGAACGTACCTACCGGATAATCGAAGCAGAGCTTGGTCATTCATTGTCATTAGCCGCGCGTCATCAATAGTCATTGATTGTCATTTGTAGTCATTGATGGTCATTAGCTGCGCGTTATTCAATAGCATTCGTAGTGTTGATTTCGACAAAAACCAATCAATGACCATGAATGACAATCAATAACATTTACCTCATGAAAGTCGATACCGAAACCTTACACAAGATTGCCCATTTAGCCCGGCTCGAAGTCAGGCCGGAGGAGGAGGCCGCCCTGCTCAACAGCCTCAACAGCGTACTCGACTGGATGGAGCAGCTCAACGAAGTAGACACCACGGGCGTTGAACCCCTCACGCACCTGTCGGAACTAGACGACGAGCACGTGTTGCGCGACGATGTCGTGGCCAATCAACTACCCCGCGAGCAGGCTCTTGCCAACGCCCCCGCCCATGATGAGCAGTTTTTCAAAGTAACGAAAGTACTCTAATGCCAAACCGCCGGATCGGCGCGAGCCGTGACGCCTCTCCAGTGCCAGCAACAACCCATTGCCAATCAAACAGATAGCTAAAAACTAATGCTGACGTGTGTGTGAGGCCGGGGATTGATGCTTTACAGGAGACAAAAAATTTCTGAATTGGCTTGATTTTAGACCATTCAGCTTGTTATCTTTGCACTCGCAAATGCGAAATAGCTCGATAGTATAAGGGTAGTACGACAGATTTTGGTTCTGTTTGTCTAGGTTCGAATCCTGGTCGAGCTACTTACAAAAGCCGATTCCTCACCGAATCGGCTTTTTTTGTTTTTCAACGCGAAGGCGCAAAGACCGCGACGTTTATCGTCTCGTAAAAAGGTCTTTGCGTTCTTTGCGACAGCCTTCGCGTTAAGATTACGAACCATGAATTACCTTTCAGCCGAAAACCTTTCGAAAACATACGGCGACCGGACCCTCTTCCGGAACGTTAATTTTGGCCTGAGCCGGGGGGATAAAATCGCGATCGTCGGGGCCAATGGCTCAGGCAAAACCAGCCTGCTCTCGATTCTGGCCGGGGCTACTCCACCCGACGACGGGCTGGTGAGCGTTCGGAAAGACATCACCGTGGGCTACCTCGATCAGCAGCCTGACCTCAACGAGGCGCTGACCGTGATGGAGGAAGTGCTGGCGGGCGAAAGCGCCCAACTCGACGCCGTGCGCGCCTACGAAAAAGCGCTCACCCACGACGACCCCGCCGCCCTCGAACGCGCGATGAGCCAGATGGAGAAGCTCGAAGCCTGGGATTACGAGGCTCAGATCCGGCAGATTCTGGGGGAGCTGGGCATTCAGGACGTGGAGCAGCGCGTGGGTACGTTGTCGGGCGGGCAGCGGAAGCGCGTGGCCCTGGCGCGGGTGCTGATTCAGAACCCCGACCTGCTGATCCTCGACGAGCCGACCAACCACCTCGATCTGGAAGCCATCGAATACCTCGAAAGCTTCCTGAACACGCAGAACGGTACGTTGCTGATGGTTTCGCACGATCGGTACTTCCTGGATCGCGTCTGCAACCAGATCGTCGAACTCGACAACGGGCAGTTGTATGCCTACAAGGGCAACTACGCCTATTTTTTGGAAAAGAAAACCGAACGGCTAGCCGCCGATGCCGCCGAATTCGAGAAGAACAAAAACCGGTATAGCCGCGAGTTGGAGTGGATGCGCCGCCAGCCAAAGGCGCGGGGCACCAAAGCCAAATACCGCGAGGATGCGTTTGAAGACCTGGAAGGCAAGGTAAAAGGTCGCCGCACAGAAGGCGAACTCGACCTGAACCTGCGCGTGTCGCGGCTGGGCAGCAAGATTCTGGAAGTTGAGAACCTGAGCAAGCGCTTCGGCGAAAAAGTGTTGCTCGATCATTTTACTTACACGTTCAAACGGCAGGATCGCGTGGGGCTAATTGGCAAGAACGGCATGGGCAAAACCACGCTGCTCAACATGCTCACCGGCGAGCTGCGCCCCGATTCGGGCAAGATTGTGGCGGGGGGCACTGTCAAATTCGGCTACTACACCCAAAGCGAACTCGACATTCCCGACAATCAGCGGGTGATCGATGTGGTGCAGGATGTGGCCGAGGTGATGAAACTGGCCGACGGGCAGACCATCACGGCCAGTCAGTTGCTCCACCACTTCCTCTTCGACCGGCAGAAACAGTATGACTTTGTGGCCAAACTGAGCGGTGGCGAAAAACGGCGGCTGCAACTCCTGCTGGTGCTGGTGCAGAACCCCAACTTCCTGATCCTCGACGAACCCACCAACGACCTCGACATCACGACGCTGAACGTGCTGGAAGATTTTCTGCTGAACTTCCCCGGTTGTGTGTTGATCGTGACCCACGACCGCTACTTCATGGATCGGCTCGTGGAGCACGTCTTCGTGCTGGAAGGACAGGGCAAGGTGCGCGACTACCCCGGCAACTACACCGATTACCGCGAATGGCGCGACGCCCAGCCCAAGAAAAACACGGCGACCAAAGAAGCCGCTTCAGCCAGCCATAAACTGGCCCCGGTTGACCTGTCGGCGGCTCAATCGGCGGCACCCGCCCAGAAGAAAAAACTGAGCTTCAAAGAACAGCGCGAATATGAATCGCTGGAGGGTGAAATCGAGCAGTTAGAACAACGGAAGGCCGAGGTGATTAACTTGCTGAACGGCGGCGGCCACCACGAACAACTCACCGCCTGGGCCACGGAAATCGAGCAACTCGACAACCAGATTGCCCAAAAAACCGACCGCTGGCTAGCGCTGGCGGAGTTTATTTAATGGACAATGTATGATGAACAATGCACAATGGCTCTGCTTTAGCGTCTAATTGTACATTGTGCATCATACATTGTCCATTCACTACGTATGCAAGACATCGTCGACTTTTTCCGCTACCTGCTCAATTCGGAGGAGATTATTCGAACGGGGGGGCTGGTTGTTGTAACCCTGATCGTTTTCATCGAGAACGGCGTCATTTTCGGGTTCTTTCTACCCGGCGATTACCTGCTGTTTCTGGCGGGCGTTTTTGCGGGTACCAAGGTGCTGGCGGTGTCGCTGCTGCTCTTGCTAACCTGCATTTTCAGCGCGGCGGTGCTGGGGGCGTTGCTGGGGTATGGTATCGGTTATTTCTTCGGTCGGCGACTGCAGAACCGGCCCGATTCGCTGCTTTTCAAGCAGGAATACATCACCAACACGCGCAAAACGTTTGAACGATATGGCAATCAGGCGTTGATCGTTGCCCGCTTTTTGCCGGTTGTCCGCACGTTTGCCCCCTTGCTAGCGGGCATCATCCACATGAATTTCATCCGCTTCATGAGCTATAACCTCATCGGCGGCGCACTGTGGACATTCGTGCTGGTGGCAGGCGGCTATTACTTCGGCGTGCAGTTTCCGTGGATCATCAACTACGTCCACTGGATCATTCTGTTCTTTTTGGGTGTTACTACGTTTACAGTGATCAAGGGATATTTAAACTCCCGCAAGCAGGCATAGCCCAGGAACCGATACGAGGTCCGCAGCTTGTGGCGCTGTGCCTGTTCCTTGTAAACCGTAGTAAACCGACAAAGACGATGAACCAAGAACGCAGTAAAGCTGCCCGGCAAGTTGCCGTTGCACTTGGTGTAGGCCTGATTCTCGGCGTTTCGACTCCGACGCTTGCGCAGGATTGGATTGGCCCGACGCCCATGGACTACGCCAATATGACTATGAACACGACGAACACCGCCATCATGAATTATCAGATTGAGCGGATGACGGGCGCCGATAAGCTGAAAAAGTCGCGCAGCAAGACTACCACGTCACGCTCGAATCGCATCGTATCCCCGGCTACGTATACCTACACCGCGACCGATGCCCAGAAGGCGTCGGTGCTGAACGGATACATTCAGGCCGTCGCTAAAACGAATGCCGATCTGGCGGCAAAGTTGCGCGAACAATTCACGAAGTACCGCTACGATGCCATCTTCAATGGGCTGCTTTCGGGCACCGGCCTGGCGACGAACAACCTGGCCGACGTGCTGGCTGCCTATACCGTGCAAAGCTGGATGATTGTCCACAATAAACAGACGGACTTATCGTCGGCTCAGATTGCAGGGGTACGGCAGCAGTGGGCCAATGCACTGGCCACCACAAAACTGGCCAACGATGCCTCGGCCCGGACGCGAAACGCCGAAGAGTTAAAAATCAGAACGGTGCTGTTAAATGCGGGTTGGAAAGACGCCATGAAAGTGGGGGGGCTACCGGCCTACGGTTCGCTGGTCGACAAGGCGTTTCGTTCGCTGTTCAAACTAGATCTGACCGGCCTGACCATTACATCGGCAGGGCTTGTGAAAAAATAAGGCGCTAGTTCAACGGACCTGGTCCCCGAGCTGCCAGTGTATCAGCCAAAAGGGCCTCGACACGCTTGTGTCGAGGCCCTTTTGGGTTTCATAGTCATCCAGCAACCCGGACCTGTTGCGTTTGGCCACCTTTAGAAATCACCGCCCAGTGCGCGCAGCAGGGCCACTACGTATTGCACTTCCTGGCTGCGTAGCTGAACGGCCTGCTGTTCGGCGGATAGTACCGTCCGCTGGGCATCGAGCACTTCCAGGTACGTTGTGAACCCTTTCACATACAGTTCCCGGTTGTACTGTTCGGTGGTGCGGGCCAGCGCGACGGTCTGGTTTTGCAGGCCCAGTTGCTCGCGCAGGTACGTCAGGTTGTCCAGTGCCGTTTCGGCTTCGCGCTGGGCGACCTGCAGCGTCTGCTCATACACCTGCTGACTCGTGCGGGTTTGCTGCTTCGAGAGCGCGACGGTTTCGCGGTTACGGCGCCCTTCATAGAGCGGCACCGATGCGTTGACGCCCAGCAGGTACGTAGCACTAGTCGGCACAAACCACGACGCGATCTGTCCTGACAGTACACCGCCCGACCCTACCAGCGTAACACGCGGCTGCGTACTCGCCTGCTGCACCAATAGCTGGGCATCGGCCACCTGGATCGCACGTTCGGCCTGCAACAGATCCGGCCGACGACGGAGCAGATCGGGCGGAATGTTGGCGTAGGGGAAGGTAGGCACTGAAGCAGGCAACGTACCTGTGGCCAGATTGAACGTAGCCGGGTCCTGCGCCGTTAGCTGCGCCAGCGCATTGACCAGTTCGACCCGCGCCCGTTGCAGACCAGCGATCTGTACGCGCAGTTGCGCCAGATCGGTTTCGGCCCGCTGCACATCAATCTGGTTGACCAGCCCCACCCGAAAACGCTCGCGGACGATGCGCACGGTTGAATCGCGGGCGGCAATGTTGCGTTGGAAAACGGCTTGCTCCGCTTCGTTGCCCCGGATGAGGTAATACGTTCGGGCAATATCGGCGGCAAGCGTAAGGCGCAGCGCATTCAGGTCGGCCTCAAACGACTGTGCCTGCAACTGCGCCACCGTAACGCCCCCCCGAATACGCCGGAACACGTCGAGTTCCCAGCTGGCATCGACCGGCAGCAACTGAAACGTATTGAGTTGAAACCGCGGCAGCCGATCGGTGGCCGTTGGGATGGCCACGGGGCGGTGCTCCGAAAGGCTCTGCGTGGTGATGAGCGCGCTGCTGCGGATGGATGGTTGCAGAAACGACTGCGCAATCCGAATGCGTCCCCGCGACTCTTCGATGCGGCTCACAGCGGCGCGCAGGTTGGGGCTGTTGGTCAGGCCCAGTTGCACCAGATCAGCTAGAATGGGATCGCTGAAACGCAGTACGCCGCTGGTGGGCAGATCAATGGCGGCACTGGCATTGCTGGCGCCGTTCCCGACGGGTACATTGGCCGCCGTTGCGGGTGCCGAGGGCTGCACGGTTCCGGCACCGGGCTGCAAGGTCACGGCCCCACCGGGCGGCGATACCTGGGCCAATACGGCCGTGCCTGTTAGCAGAAAAAGTAAAATAAGTCGATTCATAGGTTTCTGTGTGTCGTCTGGTCGGTGAGCCTTGTATACTGGTCAGACGATACGCTACTCATGGCGCTACGCCGCGCTGGGTTTAGCCGCTTTTTGCTGGCGCAGGCGCACCTTCATCCCATCGCGCAGGCGGTCGTTGGGGTTGGTGATGACGCGCTCGGTACCGGTCAGGCCGGTGGTTACTTCGATTACGTTACCGTAGTCGCGCCCTAGCTTGATGGCCTGAAAACGCACTTTCATATCGGGCTCCAGAATAGCCACCTGTGCCCCCTGCGGTGTCATTTTCAGGGCGTTGGCAGGCAGCATTACGCTGGCACCAGCACTACCCCGCGGCGCGAATTTCACCTGCGCGTAGAGCCCCGCCGGGATCTTACGGCCTGGATTGGCGATTACCACCTCCGTGAGCAGAGTGCGCGAGTCGCTGCTGAGCGAACCAGCTGTACGGGCCACGGTGCCAGTAAGCGTACGGTTCTGCAATTCGGGAATCTGCACGACGGCGGGCATACCCACGCTGATCTGCTGGAAATACGATTGGGGTACGTCGACAAACACCCGCAAGCGATCGAGTTGGGCGAGCGTGTACATGGGTTGCGGGCTTGTTGGCGAAATCAGGTCGCCTACTTCGACGCCCCGCGTGGTGATGATACCCGTAAACGGCGCCCGGATTTCCTGCAACCCCCGCACCGACTGAAACCGGCGCAGGTTGGCTTCGGCTACCTGCACGGCGGCGCGGCGGTTGTCGATATCCTGCTTCGAGATGGCCCCAGCCAGCGTCACGCTCGTTACACGGGCGAGGTTCGTTTGGGCTAGATCCAGGTCGGCGCGGGCGCGGGCGATGTCTTGCTCAATTTCAGGTACGTCGAGCAAAGCCAGCACCTGCCCCTGCCGAACGG comes from Fibrella aestuarina BUZ 2 and encodes:
- the gatC gene encoding Asp-tRNA(Asn)/Glu-tRNA(Gln) amidotransferase subunit GatC; this encodes MKVDTETLHKIAHLARLEVRPEEEAALLNSLNSVLDWMEQLNEVDTTGVEPLTHLSELDDEHVLRDDVVANQLPREQALANAPAHDEQFFKVTKVL
- a CDS encoding ABC-F family ATP-binding cassette domain-containing protein produces the protein MNYLSAENLSKTYGDRTLFRNVNFGLSRGDKIAIVGANGSGKTSLLSILAGATPPDDGLVSVRKDITVGYLDQQPDLNEALTVMEEVLAGESAQLDAVRAYEKALTHDDPAALERAMSQMEKLEAWDYEAQIRQILGELGIQDVEQRVGTLSGGQRKRVALARVLIQNPDLLILDEPTNHLDLEAIEYLESFLNTQNGTLLMVSHDRYFLDRVCNQIVELDNGQLYAYKGNYAYFLEKKTERLAADAAEFEKNKNRYSRELEWMRRQPKARGTKAKYREDAFEDLEGKVKGRRTEGELDLNLRVSRLGSKILEVENLSKRFGEKVLLDHFTYTFKRQDRVGLIGKNGMGKTTLLNMLTGELRPDSGKIVAGGTVKFGYYTQSELDIPDNQRVIDVVQDVAEVMKLADGQTITASQLLHHFLFDRQKQYDFVAKLSGGEKRRLQLLLVLVQNPNFLILDEPTNDLDITTLNVLEDFLLNFPGCVLIVTHDRYFMDRLVEHVFVLEGQGKVRDYPGNYTDYREWRDAQPKKNTATKEAASASHKLAPVDLSAAQSAAPAQKKKLSFKEQREYESLEGEIEQLEQRKAEVINLLNGGGHHEQLTAWATEIEQLDNQIAQKTDRWLALAEFI
- a CDS encoding DedA family protein, whose translation is MQDIVDFFRYLLNSEEIIRTGGLVVVTLIVFIENGVIFGFFLPGDYLLFLAGVFAGTKVLAVSLLLLLTCIFSAAVLGALLGYGIGYFFGRRLQNRPDSLLFKQEYITNTRKTFERYGNQALIVARFLPVVRTFAPLLAGIIHMNFIRFMSYNLIGGALWTFVLVAGGYYFGVQFPWIINYVHWIILFFLGVTTFTVIKGYLNSRKQA
- a CDS encoding efflux transporter outer membrane subunit, which translates into the protein MNRLILLFLLTGTAVLAQVSPPGGAVTLQPGAGTVQPSAPATAANVPVGNGASNASAAIDLPTSGVLRFSDPILADLVQLGLTNSPNLRAAVSRIEESRGRIRIAQSFLQPSIRSSALITTQSLSEHRPVAIPTATDRLPRFQLNTFQLLPVDASWELDVFRRIRGGVTVAQLQAQSFEADLNALRLTLAADIARTYYLIRGNEAEQAVFQRNIAARDSTVRIVRERFRVGLVNQIDVQRAETDLAQLRVQIAGLQRARVELVNALAQLTAQDPATFNLATGTLPASVPTFPYANIPPDLLRRRPDLLQAERAIQVADAQLLVQQASTQPRVTLVGSGGVLSGQIASWFVPTSATYLLGVNASVPLYEGRRNRETVALSKQQTRTSQQVYEQTLQVAQREAETALDNLTYLREQLGLQNQTVALARTTEQYNRELYVKGFTTYLEVLDAQRTVLSAEQQAVQLRSQEVQYVVALLRALGGDF
- a CDS encoding efflux RND transporter periplasmic adaptor subunit, which codes for MKRLLLFLIPLGLVALFVFVGVLPRIKNQQELRAEAEAERTRELIVNAVPLRQGTDSTGLTLPGQIRPFMETPIRARSQGFVRKRTADIGNTVRQGQVLALLDVPEIEQDIARARADLDLAQTNLARVTSVTLAGAISKQDIDNRRAAVQVAEANLRRFQSVRGLQEIRAPFTGIITTRGVEVGDLISPTSPQPMYTLAQLDRLRVFVDVPQSYFQQISVGMPAVVQIPELQNRTLTGTVARTAGSLSSDSRTLLTEVVIANPGRKIPAGLYAQVKFAPRGSAGASVMLPANALKMTPQGAQVAILEPDMKVRFQAIKLGRDYGNVIEVTTGLTGTERVITNPNDRLRDGMKVRLRQQKAAKPSAA